One Microlunatus soli genomic window carries:
- a CDS encoding carbohydrate ABC transporter permease: MIEQAATSRTVVRKANVAAGLTISRFGRLILMAILAIAFITPLVWMISASLKTEADISAHTLALIPEKFVWSNYAEAFVAIRPFLLNSVQLAVVNVVGVLIIGSLAGYGFARLRFPGRDLAFLLVLATAIIPGIVLLIPQYIIFQRIGWVDTQLPLWVPRVMTPVFGTFLLRQAFMSLPSELEDAAKIDGVGVFGIFARIMLPQVKPALAAVAVFTFIESWNDLFGPLIFINSTNLQTLPIALAQFSGEYFSTTNLLMAASTITVIPVLVVFVLAQKYFVQGVASSGLK; encoded by the coding sequence GTGATTGAACAGGCGGCTACCAGCCGAACCGTTGTACGCAAGGCGAATGTCGCCGCCGGGCTGACCATCTCACGCTTCGGCCGGCTGATCCTGATGGCGATTCTCGCCATCGCATTCATCACACCGTTGGTGTGGATGATCTCCGCATCGCTGAAGACCGAAGCCGACATCAGTGCGCACACGCTCGCGCTGATCCCCGAGAAGTTCGTCTGGAGCAACTACGCCGAGGCGTTCGTCGCCATCCGGCCGTTCCTGCTGAACTCGGTCCAGTTGGCCGTGGTGAACGTCGTCGGTGTGCTGATCATCGGATCGCTGGCCGGCTACGGCTTCGCCCGGCTGCGGTTCCCCGGTCGAGATCTGGCCTTCCTGCTGGTGCTGGCCACCGCGATCATCCCCGGCATCGTGCTGCTCATCCCGCAATACATCATCTTCCAACGGATCGGGTGGGTGGACACTCAGCTGCCGTTGTGGGTGCCGCGGGTGATGACGCCTGTCTTCGGGACCTTCCTGCTCCGGCAGGCTTTCATGAGCCTGCCCAGCGAGTTGGAGGACGCCGCCAAGATCGACGGCGTCGGCGTCTTCGGGATCTTCGCCCGGATCATGCTGCCGCAGGTCAAGCCGGCGCTGGCCGCGGTGGCCGTCTTCACCTTCATCGAATCGTGGAACGACCTGTTCGGGCCGCTGATCTTCATCAACTCCACCAATCTGCAGACCTTGCCGATCGCGCTTGCGCAGTTCTCCGGCGAGTACTTCTCGACGACCAATCTGCTGATGGCTGCCTCGACCATCACGGTCATTCCGGTGCTCGTGGTGTTCGTACTCGCTCAGAAGTACTTCGTACAAGGGGTCGCCTCGAGCGGCCTGAAGTGA
- a CDS encoding carbohydrate ABC transporter permease, whose translation MTTDTAADTLDPAATGGVPADSSTDRRPAMQRARRRAALHGWLFIGPLVLGILAFQAAPVFVSLFTSFTNWDGVTTPKILGLANYRRMFAADPQFWVTLRNTAVFVVGVIPLTVVVALLLAVLCNGRGRIWNGIFRTAYFTPYVTSIVAIGLVWTQFFTPSGVLNQGLKIFGISGPSWLTDVHWAMPAVILVSAWQAIGYPMVILIAGLQAIPESLLEAARVDGANAAQRFFRVTLPLLTPQLFFVLITQIISSFQVFALIFVMTKGGPGTATNVYIYQLYQNAFTFGDLGYASAMAWFLFLIIGLITFVQWRLQRRWVFYND comes from the coding sequence ATGACGACAGACACCGCTGCCGACACGCTGGACCCCGCGGCGACAGGGGGCGTCCCGGCAGACTCCAGCACGGATCGTCGGCCCGCGATGCAGCGTGCCCGACGCCGGGCCGCCCTGCACGGCTGGTTGTTCATCGGGCCGCTGGTGTTGGGCATCCTCGCCTTCCAGGCGGCACCGGTCTTCGTCTCGCTGTTCACTTCCTTCACCAACTGGGATGGCGTCACGACACCGAAGATCCTCGGACTGGCGAACTACCGTCGGATGTTCGCGGCTGATCCGCAGTTCTGGGTGACACTGCGCAACACCGCCGTCTTCGTGGTCGGGGTGATCCCGCTGACCGTCGTCGTCGCGCTGTTGCTCGCGGTGCTCTGCAACGGACGTGGTCGGATCTGGAACGGCATCTTCCGGACTGCCTACTTCACGCCGTACGTGACCAGCATCGTCGCCATCGGCCTGGTATGGACACAGTTCTTCACCCCGAGCGGGGTGCTCAATCAGGGCTTGAAGATCTTCGGGATCTCCGGACCGTCCTGGCTGACTGATGTGCACTGGGCGATGCCGGCCGTCATCCTGGTGTCGGCCTGGCAGGCGATCGGCTACCCGATGGTGATCCTGATCGCCGGTCTGCAAGCGATCCCGGAGAGTCTGCTGGAGGCGGCGCGGGTCGACGGAGCGAACGCTGCCCAACGGTTCTTCCGAGTCACGTTGCCGCTGCTGACGCCCCAGCTGTTCTTCGTCCTGATCACGCAGATCATCTCGTCATTCCAGGTGTTCGCGTTGATCTTCGTGATGACCAAGGGTGGTCCGGGAACCGCAACCAATGTCTACATCTACCAGCTGTACCAGAACGCCTTCACCTTCGGTGATCTCGGCTACGCGTCGGCGATGGCCTGGTTCCTGTTCCTGATCATCGGACTGATCACCTTCGTCCAGTGGCGGCTGCAACGCCGGTGGGTGTTCTACAACGACTGA
- a CDS encoding ABC transporter substrate-binding protein produces the protein MTSRSLPMNRRAFLAATAAAASVTVAGCAKGDNKAQGGAGTLSSAGWDDPINDLMNGPIAEGFAKQSETTLRPQAAVPFGDFQTRFRTLLAGGQPPDVMRLNDDFLVEVSDKKLSTDLEPYFKESGLDRSAFFPIFDWAKLPSGHRGLVTGTQVRCLFYNKTLFEKEGVPLPPKDWTGDHWSWDDFLAAAKALTKGTDQYGAIISSDTACEEIWPSNNGGPGTFSEDGTKFTLADDPGVEAMQWVADLTLKHHVQPAWGELLPDQAVERLFTSGRAAMILSASSSIAYYADNVKDFEWDLAPVPAKEQQYQTGGVVLYIIPSKAKNPDDAWKYLDYAISEEGGALLAEAGLAVPVNKKAAESLKSPGEYPKNIKLLVPGAEHNKNINSTKATAAAVALYRPQLERVYAGDLTAGKALSDIRGQVESALNV, from the coding sequence CTGCCGCCTCGGTGACGGTCGCCGGATGCGCCAAGGGGGACAACAAAGCTCAAGGTGGTGCCGGCACCCTGAGCAGCGCCGGCTGGGACGACCCGATCAACGACCTGATGAACGGGCCCATCGCCGAAGGCTTCGCGAAGCAGTCCGAGACAACATTGCGACCGCAGGCGGCCGTCCCGTTCGGTGACTTCCAGACCAGATTCCGCACGCTCCTCGCGGGCGGCCAGCCACCGGACGTGATGCGGCTCAACGATGACTTTCTTGTCGAGGTGTCCGACAAGAAGCTGAGCACAGATCTCGAGCCCTACTTCAAGGAATCCGGCCTTGATCGGTCCGCATTCTTCCCGATCTTCGACTGGGCCAAGCTGCCGAGCGGCCATCGAGGGCTGGTGACCGGGACACAGGTGCGCTGCCTGTTCTACAACAAGACGCTGTTCGAGAAGGAAGGCGTTCCGCTGCCGCCGAAGGACTGGACCGGTGATCACTGGTCCTGGGACGACTTCCTGGCGGCTGCCAAGGCACTGACCAAAGGCACCGATCAGTACGGGGCGATCATCAGCTCCGACACCGCGTGCGAAGAGATCTGGCCCAGCAACAACGGCGGACCCGGGACCTTCTCCGAGGACGGCACGAAGTTCACCCTGGCCGACGATCCTGGTGTCGAGGCGATGCAGTGGGTCGCCGACCTCACGCTCAAACATCATGTCCAGCCGGCCTGGGGCGAACTGCTTCCTGACCAGGCTGTCGAACGGTTGTTCACCTCCGGCCGAGCAGCGATGATCTTGTCTGCGTCGTCCAGCATCGCCTACTACGCGGACAACGTGAAGGACTTCGAATGGGACCTCGCGCCGGTCCCGGCCAAAGAGCAGCAGTATCAGACCGGCGGGGTGGTGCTCTACATCATCCCGAGCAAGGCCAAGAACCCCGACGACGCGTGGAAGTACCTGGACTACGCGATCAGTGAAGAGGGCGGGGCGCTGCTGGCCGAGGCCGGGCTGGCCGTGCCGGTGAACAAGAAGGCGGCGGAGTCGCTGAAGAGTCCCGGCGAGTATCCGAAGAACATCAAGCTGCTGGTGCCCGGCGCCGAGCACAACAAGAACATCAACTCGACCAAGGCGACCGCCGCTGCCGTCGCGCTCTACCGACCGCAGCTGGAGCGCGTCTACGCCGGCGATCTGACCGCCGGGAAGGCACTGTCCGACATTCGCGGCCAGGTCGAGTCCGCACTCAACGTCTAG